In Pseudomonas sp. LRP2-20, the genomic window GACAGACAAGCAAAAGCCGAGGTGGGATGTCCCACCTCGGCTCTGTTATTTACTTCATCGTCGGCATGGAGAACTCAACGCCCTCTCGAATGCCTGAGGAAGGCCAGCGCTGGGTAACCGTTTTCCGGCGAGTGTAGAAACGAACACCGTCTGGCCCGTAGGCATGAAGATCGCCGAACAAAGAACGCTTCCAACCGCCGAAGCTGTGGTACGCGACAGGTACTGGCAGAGGAACGTTGATCCCAACCATGCCCACCTTGATGTTGTCGGAGAAGTAGCGTGCTGCTTCGCCGTCACGGGTGAAGATGCAGGTGCCGTTGCCGTACTCGTGCTTATCGATCAGCGCCATGGCTTCCTTCATGCTGTTGACACGCACTACCTGAAGAACAGGGCCGAAAATCTCCTCCTTATAGCTCTGCATCTGCGGAGTGACGTGATCGATCAGAGTGCCACCGACGAAGAAGCCTTCCTCGTAACCAGCAACGTTTGGCTGACGCCCGTCGACAACCACTGTAGCGCCCTGCTCTTCAGCACTGTTGATGTACCCAACGACCTTTTCCTGGTGCTGGCGGGTGATCACTGGGCCGAAGTCATTTTTGCTGTCGGTGTAAGCACCCACCTTCAGGTTCTTCATGGCTTCTTTCATTTTTGCGATCAGCGCATCGGCTGCCGCGTCACCCACAGCAACGGCTACGGACAGCGCCATGCAACGCTCTCCAGAAGAGCCAAACGCAGCGCCCAGGAGTTGGTTCACCGCATTGTCGATATCGGCGTCAGGCATGACGATGGCATGGTTCTTCGCTCCACCCAGTGCCTGGCAGCGTTTGCCGTGAGCAGTGGCGGTGGTGTAGATGTACTCGGCGACCGGCGTCGAGCCGACGAAGCTGACCGCCTGGACACGCTCGTCACGCAGCAGGATATCGACCGCCTCCTTGTCGCCGTTCACCACGTTCAGCACACCGTTGGGCAGGCCTGCTTCCTGCAGCAGCTGGGCAATGAACAGCGTGGAGCTTGGGTCGCGCTCAGAAGGCTTCAGAATGAAGCAGTTGCCCGCCGCAATGGCCACTGGAATCATCCAGAGCGGAACCATCACGGGGAAGTTGAACGGCGTGATGCCTGCCACCACACCCAGCGGCTGGAACTCGCTCCAGGCATCGATGTTCGGGCCTACATTCTTGCTGTGCTCACCTTTGAGAAGCTCGGCGATCCCACAAGCATACTCGACGTTCTCGATACCACGTTGCAGTTCGCCTGCCGCATCATGGGAAATTTTCCCGTGCTCTTCGCCGATCAGTTTGCAGATCGCATCAGCGTTCTGCTCCAGGAGTTCTTTGAAGCGGAACATGACGCGAGCCCGCTTGATCGGCGGAGTATCACGCCAGGCCGGGAAAGCAGCCTCAGCAGCGGCAATGGCGTGCTCCACTGTCTGACTCGATGCCAACGCAACTTGGCGAGCCACCTGGCCAGTAGCGGGGTTGAAGACATCTTGGGTGCGCTTGGATTCGAGAACGACTTCGCCGTTAATCAGATGGCCGACAGTATTCATGTGAAACTCCACTTTTGTTATTCAAATATTGGTTGGGTGTTCGATTACCAAAGGCTGCGGTAAAGCTCGACCATCTCTGCCTCAGTGGGCACACGAGGGTTATTTCCAGGCGAGCCGGAAGCCAGCGCTTGAGCGGCCATGGTTGGCATCAGCGCGAAGAACTTTTCACGGTCGATTCCGAACTGTGCTGGCGTTGGAACATTCAGCTCATCGTTGATTGCCACCAACTCTTCCAAGAGCTTTTCCACTGCTGACTGATCTGTGTCGCTTTCATTAGCGACGCCCATTGCACGTGCGCAATCTGCGTACCGATCACGTGCAGACGGGATGGAAAACGCCGTCACTTCGGGCAGCAGCATTGCGTTCGAGAGCCCATGAGGTACGTGGAATGCGGCGCCAATCGGGCGGCTCATGCCATGTACCAGGGCAACCGATGAGGCCGAGAACGCCAGGCCAGCCAGGGTCGATCCGAGCATGACGGCCTCTCGTGCAACGCGGTCAGAGCCATCGCGATAGACCTTGCGAAGGTTTGGGCCGATCAAGCGCATGGCGGCCAGCGCCTGGGCATCGCTGAAAAGGTTTGCTTTCTTGCTGACGTACGCCTCGATGGCGTGGGTCAGCGCGTCGATACCGGTGTCCGCCGTCACCCGAGCCGGCAACGAGAGGGTCAGCTCATAATCGACCAGCGCGGCAACGGGCATAAAGCCTGCGCCGACGCAGAGCATTTTCTCGTCAGTCGACTCATCGGTAATGATGGTGAACCGGGTCACCTCGGAGCCGGTGCCGGCAGTTGTTGGAATGGCAATGATCGGCAAGCCCATCTCGGTGACGTTGCGCGGGAACTTGTAATCGCGCATGACGCCGCCGAACTTGGCCAGGATGCCAATCGCTTTAGCACTGTCGATTGGGCTTCCCCCACCCAGGGCGATGATGCTGTCATAACCCCCTTCCCGGGCGGTCGACACGCCGGCTTGGATCGAAGCAACTGTGGGCTCCGGCACGGTATCGGAGAACACGTCAACTTCAATGCCATGCTCAGCCAATACGGCGCTGATACGACCTGCGTAACCCAGCTCGACCATCATTCGGTCGGTGATGATGAGCGGTTTTTGGCAGCCGAGGCTGGCCAGAACTTGGTGAATTTGCTGGCTAGCACCGGCACCGGTTTGCAGGACGCGTGGGAGAATGCTGTTGTAAGTCATGGCTATATCTCATTTCCTGGGCATGAACGCGCCCGCGAGCTGCCTTGGGCTCGTGTTCGCTTGATCAGTGAATCGGAGTGCAAGGGGTGACGCTGATAGGTCTCCCCTTGATGACCCTCAGCTATTAGCTCGGCAGGTATTCCTCACTCCAGGACTCGCCGATTGCGCCGGCGTCCAGGAGCGATTGAATCTGCACGTCGGTATAGCCGTAGCGCCCCAGTACCTTGCGAGTCGAAGCGCCAAACTTCTCAGCGGGTGGCAACGCTCGAATTCGCGCTACACGTGGGCGAATGGCGTAGGGATCCAGCTGCGTCACCCGATGGCCACTCGGATGGTCGCTGTAGATGCTGAAGGAGTAGCTTCCATTCTCAGTGCCTGGCAGGCCATCAGCGGATCGGCTGTATTGGCTGCGCAGGTGATCAATGTTGTCCGGCACCGCTGCAGCAATGTTGGCAGCCTGGAAACGCTCTTGAAGAACCGAGCTGCTCATGCGGCCAATAGCGCTGTTCAGATAGGATGCGCGATCACTTGCAGACTCCAACCCGGAGAGCTCAGAAATGGCCGAGAACTTGTGCAGCTCTGACTCGCAGGCATCCAGGTAGATCCAACCATCCGCCGTCTTGTAGAACCGAGAGAGATCGCTGTAGCCAACGACGTTACGCCCGGACGGCTCGTTGAATGGTGCTCGACCTGAATAGTCGTAGCAGAACGGGATCTGTACCAGATTCCCCAGTGATGCGAGCGAGGTGCGGGCCCGGTGAGCTTCGCCGGCGTGATGCTTGCGATACAGGGCTGTTGCAACACCCAGAGCGGCAGCAAACCCGCACATCACATCAATGGTGCCGACGTGAGCATGTTCTTCTGGTGTATCCATCCCTCCACCAAAGCGCAGCATGATCCCGGTGGTGGCCTGGATAAGATCGTCATACCCCAGATAGTCAGTACGAGGGCCGCGACGTGGCCCGCCGAAGCAGTCCAGCTGGCAGAAGATCACACCAGGATTCACTGCCTGGAGGCTCGCCTCATCCAGGCCCAGCGGTGCCAGCTGGCGATCAGGTGCGTTCATGACGATCACGTCGACTTCCCGCACCAGACGATTGAATACGTCTCGGCCTTCGGACTTGTTCAGATCAACCAGAACACTTTCCTTGCCGCGTGCCGACGACATGCCGAAGACCACGGTATTCCAGGGATCATAATTGGGCATGACCGGGTCGAGCTTGATGACGTCAGCACCAAAGCGGCCCAAGAATGATGTCGAGTGCGGCCCTGCGATAACATTGGTCAGATCGAGTATCCTGACACCCTCCAGCCAACCGGCAGGCTTATCGAGTTTGGCAGGGGGCAATGCACGCGCAGGGCTCTCAGACAGCGTTGCCAACGCTTCCTCGAAGCTCACATCACGACGCGAAAGCGGCTTCAGCATTGGCTCGGAACAGCCCTCCAGCCATGCGATTGGGCCAGGCTGCTTCATAAGGCCAAACTCGCGATCATTGACCTCAACGATCAACCCAGCAGTATTGGAGTGCTCATCATGGAGCCACTCTTGGGTAGACCTGTGCGGCGCACCAGGGAAACGTCCCTCACCGAAGATGACTTCCCATTCGGCGGCTGTTTTGGTCAGGAATACTTCTTTCATCCTGGCCGAGATACGCGCTGCCCAATCAGCAGGCAACGGGTAAACGCCCAGTGATGCATTTCCTTCCCACCGGGCAATCGGCAGGTAGGGGTCATCAACTTTCGGCAAGCCGGCAGCAACCATTTCTTCGTAGATGCCCATTGCCTGCAGGCAGCGCTTGGCATGTTCACGGTGCGAGGGGCACACGGCGTAGAACTTACGGCCATCAGCACATTCATAGGTGCGGTAGAACGGATCGAGGAACTCCTGCAGATCCTGGTAGCTCAGGTTCATCGGCAGGTTTTCGGCCCGGCGACGCTCGCTCTCCTTTTCACGCAGAGTTTTATAGCGCAGCGGATAGCCGTCGATCTTGATCGAGTTGTACGAGAGTCCTTCCATGACCGCTGATGCCAACGGGACTTCGATCTGATCGCCAACGCCATTCTTTTCACGTGCCTGCAGTGCAAGCACCACAGAAGACACAGCCAGCATGGTTCCATACGCGGACGCCAAAGGAAGCGGCGAGAAGCTGGGGTTGATGCCCATCAAAACACGGTTCTGACCCATGTCGGTGAACACACCGGAGGCCGAAGCGATAACGGCTTCGGTAGCCCGCCATTGCGCACGCAGCTCGTCATCACTGGCAAACCCTGGGATCGACAAGGTGATCAGCTCAGGACGTGCACGCCGAAGCTCTCCTAAATCGAGGCCCAGCCTGGACATGACGCCAGGGCGGAAGTTCTCGATGACGATATCGGCACGAGTGGTGAGCTGGCGAGCTTGCTGCAGCCCTTCAGGCGTTTTCAGATCCAGGCGCATGCACAGCTTGTTGCGGTTCAGCGTGGCATTCGCTGGGCTATCCCAGAGAGGCCCACCCAGCGGGTCGATGTGAACAACCGTCGCACCCAGATCAGCGAGAATCATCGCGACTGCAGGGCCTGCGATGTACTGTCCGAAATCGATGACATTGACGCCTTGCAAAGGCAATTGCTTGGAATGTCCCATGACGAAAATCCTACGTTGCCTGGGGCCAGCATTGTTAGCCGGCGCGGTTATTGTTGTTGTTGAGACTTCGCACTAACCGGTCTCTTGGACGACTGCACCATCCGAGGGCCTTGCGATCTGGCTGCTACTTTCAGAAATTTGAGGCTTTCGTAAAAGCAATAAAAAATAGCCCTGAGGGGTCATTTTTTTTATTGCTTAAATTGCCTTCTTATCACTGCATACCCTCGCCCGAACCTTCGCAGAAAGGCCCCTGAGTGATTTCGTCCAGCGCACAGACAAGCGGCTAAAAACGCACAAGAGCATTAGCGACAGGTACCTTGATGGTGTTGGCACATTCGCGATCAGCCTCCGGAACACCGGATACTGCGCTGTCCCACCTAAAATGCTTTCTGCTCTCAAGGCCTTGTCAAGGCGAACACTTCACCCTCCCCACAGACAATTTTTGTGTAGAAGCCATAAAAAAAATCGCCTCAATGGGCTCTATTTTATTGCTTTAACCTTCGATTTTTTTTGCCGAGAGTAGGCCCTGATCGTCCCATGGCCGCTTACGCTCTCGCTGTGCAACGACCTCTCGACGATTACCCACAAAAACAAAAATTAGGGGTATCAGGCATGAAAAGCGCAACACTGCTTCTGCTCTCAAGCATCGTTTCCTGCAGCGCGTTCGCCCAAGAATCTCTTACCGTTGTGTCATATGGCGGTAACTTGACCAACGCCCAAATCCAATCCGCGCACAAGCCGTTCACCGCCGCCACTGGTACTCAGGTGATTTCTGAGGATTACTCTGGTGGTATCGCCCAAATCAAGACCCAAGTTGACAGTAAGAAGGTCACCTGGGATGTGGTCGACGCTGAAATACCGAACGTAATTCGGGCCTGCAACAATGGTTTACTTGAACGTATCGACCCCGCAACCCTAGCTCCTGCGCCGGACGGGACACCCGCAGTGCAGGATTTTCTGCCGGGTGCCCTGACGGAGTGCGGTGTGGCCAGCTACATCTGGTCGACGGTCGTGGCCTACAACACCAAAGCATTCAAGGGCGATCAGCCCCGTACGCTGCAAGACTTATTCGACACTAAGCGCTTCCCTGGCAAGCGGGCGCTGCGCAAGGCACCTCAAGTCAATCTTGAATGGGCATTAATGGCTGATGGTGTACCCCGCGAGGAAGTGTATGACCTGCTGGGGACTGAAGAAGGTTTGGAGCGCGCCTTTGCAAAACTCGACACCATCAAGAAAGACACCATTTGGTGGGAAGCCGGGGCACAGGCCCCACAGCTGCTGGCCGACGGTGAGGTCAGCATGATCTCAGCGTACAGCGGGCGAATCGTGATCGCCCAACAGAAAGAACAACAACCCTTCAAGATCCTCTGGGATGGCCAGATGTACGACATGGAGGCCTGGGTAGTTCCTGCCGGCAACCCAAAGAAAGAACAGGCCCTGGCTTTCCTGAAGTTCGCCACTCAAAGCACAGTTCTTGCCGACCAGAGCAATTACATCGCCTATGGGCCAACCCGGCGTTCAGCACAGGCATTGGTCGATCCAAAAGTCAGGCCAGACCTGCCCACCAGCCCGGAAAATTTTGCTACCGCGTTGCAAGTTGACTCTCAGTGGTGGAGTGATCATTCCGATGAGTTGAATGAGCGCTTCAACGCCTGGCTCTCCAGGTAAAGCACACTCGCAGTTCCGACGCTGCCAGCAACACACCTGATGTATTCCTTGATGGGCGCGGGCGACTTTTCGTGGCCGGCCCTGCTACGCCCCATAACAAGAGAAATCCCCCATGCGTACTGAATCTTTTGTAAGTTTTCGAAATGTGCAGAAGAGTTATGACGGCGAACATCTCGTCGTCAAGAACTTCAACCTCGAAATCGAACAGGGAGAGTTCGTCACCATGCTTGGCCCTTCGGGCTCAGGCAAAACCACCTGCCTGATGATGCTGGCAGGGTTCGAGACGGTGACTCATGGGCAGATCTGCATTGACGGACAGCCGGTCAACGATATCTCCCCGCAAAAACGCGGCATAGGCATGGTATTCCAGAACTACGCCCTGTTTCCCCACATGACCATTGAAGAAAACCTGGCCTTCCCGCTAAGGGTACGCAAGATGTCCCGGCAGGACATTGAAACCCGCGTGAGGAAATCGCTGGATCTGGTGGCCCTGGGGCCTTTTGCCAAGCGAATGCCTGCTCAGTTATCGGGTGGTCAAAAACAGCGATTGGCGCTGGCCCGTGCATTGATTTTCGAGCCGCGCCTGGTGCTTATGGACGAACCATTGGGCGCGCTGGACAAACAACTGCGTGAACAAATGCAGTACGAGATCAAACGCCTGTCGAAGCAGCTCGGTATCACAGTGGTGTACGTCACCCACGATCAAGCCGAGGCGCTGACAATGTCGGATCGCATCGCCGTGTTCAACGACGGAATTGTCCAACAACTGGCCAACCCTTCAGATCTTTACGAGAAACCCCAGACAGCTTTTGTCGCGAGCTTTATCGGTGAAAACAATCGCCTGAAGGGACAGATTGTCGAGCGTCAACAAGACTACTGCCAGGTTCTGGTTGGTAAGCACATGATCAAGGCACTTGCCGTCAACATCGCATCGAACAGCTCAGACACCACATTATCGATACGCCCTGAGCGTGTGCAAATTGGCGCACGTGTAGGTGAGTACGACAACCATATGCCCGCGCGTATCGAGGAGATCATTTACCACGGTGATCATTTACGAGCGCGGCTAAAGTTGGCAGACAACGATGAGTTCATCGTCAAGGTCGTCAATACAACGGGGCACGCTGCCCCTCAAGCCGGTACTTGCATTGATGTAGGTTGGTCGGCTGATGACTGTCGAGCGCTGGATGCTTGAAGCCTTTAAACGACTTTACAGCTGTTCCGGAGTACGCCGATGAACTCATATACCGAAAGCACACTGCTCGACAGTGCCCTGCCTCAAGAAAACCTCAAGGAAAAACTTGACCGAGCGGAACGCCTGAACAAGACCAAGTCATTGTTATTGGTCATGCCGTTACTGGCATTCATCACGGTATTTTTCATAATGCCGATTGGCGCCATGCTGCTGCGGAGTGTGCAAACCCCAGCCCTTTCTACGGGAATGCCACTGACGGCTGCCGCTTTGCTCAACTGGGAGGGGATAGAACTGCCAGACGAGCAAGTTTTCGCGGTAGTTGGACACGAACTTCTCACCCTACAGGAGCATCGACAGTTGGACAGTGTCGGCTCTGACCTCAATCGAGTCATGAGCGATGCAAAGAGCCTGGTCGCTCGTACAGCGCGAGGTTTGGCTAGTGAAACAGTCGCGCCGGGATCGTTCAAAGCCA contains:
- a CDS encoding iron-containing alcohol dehydrogenase: MTYNSILPRVLQTGAGASQQIHQVLASLGCQKPLIITDRMMVELGYAGRISAVLAEHGIEVDVFSDTVPEPTVASIQAGVSTAREGGYDSIIALGGGSPIDSAKAIGILAKFGGVMRDYKFPRNVTEMGLPIIAIPTTAGTGSEVTRFTIITDESTDEKMLCVGAGFMPVAALVDYELTLSLPARVTADTGIDALTHAIEAYVSKKANLFSDAQALAAMRLIGPNLRKVYRDGSDRVAREAVMLGSTLAGLAFSASSVALVHGMSRPIGAAFHVPHGLSNAMLLPEVTAFSIPSARDRYADCARAMGVANESDTDQSAVEKLLEELVAINDELNVPTPAQFGIDREKFFALMPTMAAQALASGSPGNNPRVPTEAEMVELYRSLW
- a CDS encoding CoA-acylating methylmalonate-semialdehyde dehydrogenase, with the translated sequence MNTVGHLINGEVVLESKRTQDVFNPATGQVARQVALASSQTVEHAIAAAEAAFPAWRDTPPIKRARVMFRFKELLEQNADAICKLIGEEHGKISHDAAGELQRGIENVEYACGIAELLKGEHSKNVGPNIDAWSEFQPLGVVAGITPFNFPVMVPLWMIPVAIAAGNCFILKPSERDPSSTLFIAQLLQEAGLPNGVLNVVNGDKEAVDILLRDERVQAVSFVGSTPVAEYIYTTATAHGKRCQALGGAKNHAIVMPDADIDNAVNQLLGAAFGSSGERCMALSVAVAVGDAAADALIAKMKEAMKNLKVGAYTDSKNDFGPVITRQHQEKVVGYINSAEEQGATVVVDGRQPNVAGYEEGFFVGGTLIDHVTPQMQSYKEEIFGPVLQVVRVNSMKEAMALIDKHEYGNGTCIFTRDGEAARYFSDNIKVGMVGINVPLPVPVAYHSFGGWKRSLFGDLHAYGPDGVRFYTRRKTVTQRWPSSGIREGVEFSMPTMK
- a CDS encoding ABC transporter ATP-binding protein → MRTESFVSFRNVQKSYDGEHLVVKNFNLEIEQGEFVTMLGPSGSGKTTCLMMLAGFETVTHGQICIDGQPVNDISPQKRGIGMVFQNYALFPHMTIEENLAFPLRVRKMSRQDIETRVRKSLDLVALGPFAKRMPAQLSGGQKQRLALARALIFEPRLVLMDEPLGALDKQLREQMQYEIKRLSKQLGITVVYVTHDQAEALTMSDRIAVFNDGIVQQLANPSDLYEKPQTAFVASFIGENNRLKGQIVERQQDYCQVLVGKHMIKALAVNIASNSSDTTLSIRPERVQIGARVGEYDNHMPARIEEIIYHGDHLRARLKLADNDEFIVKVVNTTGHAAPQAGTCIDVGWSADDCRALDA
- a CDS encoding ABC transporter substrate-binding protein, with protein sequence MAAYALAVQRPLDDYPQKQKLGVSGMKSATLLLLSSIVSCSAFAQESLTVVSYGGNLTNAQIQSAHKPFTAATGTQVISEDYSGGIAQIKTQVDSKKVTWDVVDAEIPNVIRACNNGLLERIDPATLAPAPDGTPAVQDFLPGALTECGVASYIWSTVVAYNTKAFKGDQPRTLQDLFDTKRFPGKRALRKAPQVNLEWALMADGVPREEVYDLLGTEEGLERAFAKLDTIKKDTIWWEAGAQAPQLLADGEVSMISAYSGRIVIAQQKEQQPFKILWDGQMYDMEAWVVPAGNPKKEQALAFLKFATQSTVLADQSNYIAYGPTRRSAQALVDPKVRPDLPTSPENFATALQVDSQWWSDHSDELNERFNAWLSR
- a CDS encoding CoA transferase gives rise to the protein MGHSKQLPLQGVNVIDFGQYIAGPAVAMILADLGATVVHIDPLGGPLWDSPANATLNRNKLCMRLDLKTPEGLQQARQLTTRADIVIENFRPGVMSRLGLDLGELRRARPELITLSIPGFASDDELRAQWRATEAVIASASGVFTDMGQNRVLMGINPSFSPLPLASAYGTMLAVSSVVLALQAREKNGVGDQIEVPLASAVMEGLSYNSIKIDGYPLRYKTLREKESERRRAENLPMNLSYQDLQEFLDPFYRTYECADGRKFYAVCPSHREHAKRCLQAMGIYEEMVAAGLPKVDDPYLPIARWEGNASLGVYPLPADWAARISARMKEVFLTKTAAEWEVIFGEGRFPGAPHRSTQEWLHDEHSNTAGLIVEVNDREFGLMKQPGPIAWLEGCSEPMLKPLSRRDVSFEEALATLSESPARALPPAKLDKPAGWLEGVRILDLTNVIAGPHSTSFLGRFGADVIKLDPVMPNYDPWNTVVFGMSSARGKESVLVDLNKSEGRDVFNRLVREVDVIVMNAPDRQLAPLGLDEASLQAVNPGVIFCQLDCFGGPRRGPRTDYLGYDDLIQATTGIMLRFGGGMDTPEEHAHVGTIDVMCGFAAALGVATALYRKHHAGEAHRARTSLASLGNLVQIPFCYDYSGRAPFNEPSGRNVVGYSDLSRFYKTADGWIYLDACESELHKFSAISELSGLESASDRASYLNSAIGRMSSSVLQERFQAANIAAAVPDNIDHLRSQYSRSADGLPGTENGSYSFSIYSDHPSGHRVTQLDPYAIRPRVARIRALPPAEKFGASTRKVLGRYGYTDVQIQSLLDAGAIGESWSEEYLPS